TGATAGCAAGCATTATTGTCTATTTGTATGTCCTTTTTGGCCTCCATCTCCATCCTTATACTGCTCTCGGCATTGGGTGCATAGTATCGTTCCCTCTCATAATTATAATTTCCTTGGTCACTAAGCCACAGCCCAAGGAATATCTGGTTAAACTCTTTGGCTATTGAGAACTAAATGCTTTTTATTTCAATGGAAGGATAGATAGGAGGTGTTTAGGTGAAAGAGTTTGTTGTTGCAGGTATACAAATTGCTCCAGTGCAAAACCAGGTAGACGTAAATATAAATAGAGCACTTGAATGGATACCCAAAGCTATAGAGCTCAATGCAGAGCTGGTTGTTTTCCCAGAGACAGCTACTACTGGATTTGACACAGGTTTGCCTAGGAAAGCGCTATGGGATTTGGTTGACTATATTCCTGGCCGAACAACCGAGGGGATCCAAGCAGCTGCAGCCAAACATAATGTCTATGTGGTATGGCCCACCTATGAACGCGGTGAAGAAGAGGGTGTTATTTATAATAGTGCTGTTTTAATAGACAGAACGGGTGAGATTGTCGGTATATATCGCAAAACCCATCCATTCCCTGGTGAGATGGCTCAGTTCGGCGGGTGGACTACTCCTGGCAGTAGTGTCAATGTCTATGAGACGGACCTGGCTAATATAGGTATAATTATCTGCTACGATGGTGACTTTCCAGATCTTTCTACAACGCTGGCACTTAAGGGAGCTGAAGTGATAGTTCGTCCATCTGCGTTTCTTCGCACTTTCGACCACTGGTGGGCCACCAACTTTGGCAGGGCTTATGATAATCACGCTTATGTGATGGCTGTTAATGCCGTTGGGGCTGATAAGGGAGGCAACTTTTATTTCGGTCATAGCATGATTATATCTCCTAACGGGTGGAAGATAGCACAAGGAAGATGCGCTGAAGAGATCGTATATGGCGTGCTTAAACCAGACGCTCTAAAATATGTTTATGGCGGCATGACAAGCCTTCAGTCCTTTGATCATCTGGAAGATAGAAACCTCGGTGTTTACAATGTGATGCAACCAGGAAAGTCCATGTTTGAGCCAGGCAATCATGTAAGAGCAAGATTTAAGAAAGTATAAAAGGTGTGAAATGTAATAGTTGGAATAACCTCTATTTATTTCAGTTTCTAATAAAAAATGGGTGAGTATCATGTTGTTTTAGCCAAAAATAGGATAATACTACGATGTGTAGTATTATCCTATTTTTGGCTAAGTACCATAGAGAAATTGCGGACTTTAGTAGTTCTCAATCCGGCACTATAAGTTTTTCTTTAAACTTCTTCCAGCGGTTTTCAGTGCAGCGCTAAGTATTTTGGAGTTGCTTTTTTATTTAACGCTTTTAGTATCATATTGCATAGTTTATGATACAATAAACTAAGTTTTAAATCCAGCTATTTTTTTATTATAATATGCATATTCGCCCTTCCATTCGTCTTTCCTGGAAGAGATTACGCTCTTGAAGAACTCCCGCCGCTTTTCCATATAGGATAACTGGTCGGGATATGCTATGTGACTTTTTACTGCTTTGGCGAGATCTGCCCCTAAGATCCTTGCTTCTTCCTTTAATGTATCGAAGCGAGACATCGGGCCGGAGACGCCGCCCACATATTGGACGCCGCAACTTACGAGATATTCCTTCAAGTAGTCCAAGACCATGGCATGAGGGCCGCCTCCAGAAGTGGCAAAAGCGGCTCCGTATTTGCCGGTTAACATTTGGCAGTGGATAAACGGGCTTGAGCGGTCCAAAAGCGCCTTGAGCTGTGCCGTCACATGGTTTATATAGACAGGCGATGCGAGGACGATTGCATCGGCTTCCTGCATAGAGTGTAGCACCGGCGCAACGTCATCTTTTAGCGGACAGAAGAGGAGCTTCCGGTGGCAGGTGCCGCATCCCGTGCAGAATTCCATCCTTAGACTCCCGAGGTGTATGTATTCTACGGAAACGCCTCGTTCGGCGGTGGTGATCCCCGCGACTGCCTCTTTAACGAGTCTAAATGTGTTGCTGTGTTCACCCCTCGGGCTTCCTGAAATGCACAATATCTTCACGTATCTTCATCTCCTCGTTGGTATACTCGACATCTACACGGCAGGGTGTATTCTTATTATAATCTCTCGATTTTGAATCCGACGTTTAGCTCTACGCACAAGGAAG
The sequence above is a segment of the Acetomicrobium sp. S15 = DSM 107314 genome. Coding sequences within it:
- a CDS encoding nitrilase-related carbon-nitrogen hydrolase, which codes for MKEFVVAGIQIAPVQNQVDVNINRALEWIPKAIELNAELVVFPETATTGFDTGLPRKALWDLVDYIPGRTTEGIQAAAAKHNVYVVWPTYERGEEEGVIYNSAVLIDRTGEIVGIYRKTHPFPGEMAQFGGWTTPGSSVNVYETDLANIGIIICYDGDFPDLSTTLALKGAEVIVRPSAFLRTFDHWWATNFGRAYDNHAYVMAVNAVGADKGGNFYFGHSMIISPNGWKIAQGRCAEEIVYGVLKPDALKYVYGGMTSLQSFDHLEDRNLGVYNVMQPGKSMFEPGNHVRARFKKV
- a CDS encoding NAD(P)H-dependent oxidoreductase; its protein translation is MKILCISGSPRGEHSNTFRLVKEAVAGITTAERGVSVEYIHLGSLRMEFCTGCGTCHRKLLFCPLKDDVAPVLHSMQEADAIVLASPVYINHVTAQLKALLDRSSPFIHCQMLTGKYGAAFATSGGGPHAMVLDYLKEYLVSCGVQYVGGVSGPMSRFDTLKEEARILGADLAKAVKSHIAYPDQLSYMEKRREFFKSVISSRKDEWKGEYAYYNKKIAGFKT